In the Natranaeroarchaeum aerophilus genome, one interval contains:
- the endA gene encoding tRNA-intron lyase — MEGTLRDGVVHLSGNARQQFYDARGYGYPTGGNDIALAPVEAAHLLFRGDLEAILDDDRRLGFREFLTQPGRERFGLRFLVYADLRARGFYLSPARDRWTPSSADLGSIDFVVYPRGKGPEDGRTEYRIRVVGERQGVAASSLGECTLAIVDEESEITYFATDSPAIEGSTTVDLPESVPAVLFADRAICWEPPERLHESGFYGQPLAERNAEEIHGLQLSLVEAAQLAAAGAIDIDGGYEAVVERGRAVEGERFDRRLYTYSVLRERGVVPKTGFKFGADFRTYADVESVEELSHSERLVRVLPPDHEFAPRDLSLDIRLAHGVRKEMLFALTEGEDIDWLGVERITP, encoded by the coding sequence ATGGAAGGCACACTCCGCGACGGCGTCGTCCACCTCTCGGGCAACGCGCGCCAGCAGTTCTACGATGCCCGCGGATACGGCTATCCCACCGGCGGAAACGACATCGCCCTTGCCCCGGTCGAGGCGGCCCATCTCCTCTTTCGCGGGGATCTGGAGGCGATCCTCGACGACGATCGACGGCTCGGCTTCCGGGAGTTTCTCACCCAGCCGGGACGCGAGCGCTTTGGCCTGCGCTTTCTGGTCTATGCCGACCTGCGCGCACGCGGGTTCTATCTCTCGCCTGCCCGAGATCGCTGGACGCCGAGTTCGGCCGACCTCGGGAGTATCGATTTCGTCGTCTACCCTCGCGGTAAGGGACCCGAGGACGGGCGCACCGAGTACCGAATCCGGGTCGTCGGCGAGCGCCAGGGTGTCGCGGCGTCCTCGCTGGGGGAGTGCACCCTCGCCATCGTCGACGAGGAAAGCGAGATCACCTACTTCGCGACGGACAGTCCCGCGATCGAGGGGTCGACGACGGTCGACCTGCCAGAGAGCGTTCCGGCAGTACTCTTCGCGGACCGGGCGATCTGCTGGGAGCCGCCCGAACGACTCCACGAGAGCGGTTTCTACGGCCAGCCACTCGCAGAACGGAACGCCGAGGAGATCCACGGGCTTCAGCTTTCGCTCGTCGAGGCCGCACAGCTCGCCGCCGCGGGCGCGATCGACATCGACGGGGGCTACGAGGCGGTCGTCGAGCGCGGCCGCGCCGTCGAAGGCGAGCGGTTCGACCGGCGGCTCTACACCTACTCCGTGCTCCGTGAACGCGGTGTCGTCCCCAAGACCGGCTTCAAGTTCGGCGCGGACTTTCGGACCTACGCCGACGTCGAGTCCGTCGAGGAGCTGAGCCACTCCGAACGCCTCGTCAGGGTGTTGCCGCCCGATCACGAGTTCGCTCCCCGAGATCTGTCGCTCGACATCCGACTGGCCCACGGCGTCCGCAAGGAGATGCTGTTTGCGCTGACCGAGGGCGAGGATATCGACTGGCTCGGCGTCGAACGAATCACGCCCTGA
- a CDS encoding tryptophan--tRNA ligase, with the protein MTRNTDSRDANVSPSERDAPDGQNWRSSAELRTDGAGADSAAGADEVALDPWGSSSVADYRKLFEKFGIAEFEELLDSVPNPHYLMRRGVIFGHRDYEPVAAAMRENEPFAVLSGFMPTGDPHIGHKLVFDEIIWHQQQGGDAYGLIADLEAHSARGLTWDEIDEHAESYILSLLALGFDPEKGTLYRQSANREVQDLAFELGIEANYSELGSIYGFDGETDVSHMQSVVTQMADILYPQVADEPKPTVIPVGPDQDPHMRLARDLAARTRFFGVTEAYASFEATEDERELIAEAYAALDGEAARTDDERDTVRCEDVADWLREHEPAPEDERQSAIEKLDAAGKEPVRPRVRLLDRNATEDAFEALIDAVEGEKRVYENHVDTFEVSREDADELARQVELDHGGYGFLPPSSIYHRFMTGLTGGKMSSSIPASHISLLDDPEEGYDKVKSATTGGRETAEKQRELGGKADECPVYELYAYLLADDDDEFATEVYEECVGGERLCGGCKEQAAELMAEFLEEHQEKRAEWADKLDELDIELDSDRARR; encoded by the coding sequence ATGACCCGAAATACAGACTCCCGTGACGCCAATGTATCGCCGTCCGAACGAGACGCCCCGGACGGGCAGAACTGGCGTTCGTCGGCCGAGCTTCGGACCGACGGCGCGGGAGCCGACAGCGCCGCCGGAGCCGACGAGGTCGCGCTGGACCCGTGGGGTTCCTCGTCGGTCGCGGACTACCGCAAACTGTTCGAAAAGTTCGGGATCGCCGAATTCGAGGAGCTGCTTGACTCTGTGCCCAACCCCCACTACCTGATGCGCCGTGGCGTGATCTTCGGGCACCGTGATTACGAGCCGGTCGCCGCGGCGATGCGCGAGAACGAGCCGTTCGCCGTCCTTTCGGGCTTTATGCCGACGGGCGATCCCCACATCGGTCACAAGCTCGTCTTCGACGAGATCATCTGGCATCAACAGCAGGGCGGGGACGCCTACGGGCTGATCGCCGATCTGGAAGCCCACAGCGCCCGCGGGCTCACCTGGGACGAGATCGACGAGCACGCCGAGAGCTACATCCTCTCGCTGCTCGCGCTCGGCTTCGATCCCGAGAAAGGCACGCTCTATCGGCAGTCGGCAAACCGAGAGGTACAGGATCTGGCCTTCGAGCTGGGGATCGAGGCGAACTACTCGGAACTCGGCTCGATCTACGGCTTCGACGGCGAGACTGACGTCTCGCACATGCAAAGCGTCGTCACGCAGATGGCCGACATCCTCTACCCGCAGGTCGCCGACGAGCCCAAGCCGACGGTGATCCCGGTCGGTCCCGATCAAGATCCGCATATGCGTCTCGCACGGGACCTGGCCGCTCGAACCCGATTCTTCGGCGTTACCGAGGCGTACGCGAGCTTCGAGGCAACCGAGGACGAACGCGAACTGATCGCCGAGGCGTACGCAGCGCTCGACGGCGAGGCGGCCCGCACCGACGACGAGCGAGATACCGTTCGCTGCGAGGACGTCGCCGACTGGCTCCGCGAGCACGAACCAGCGCCCGAGGACGAGCGCCAGTCAGCCATCGAGAAACTCGATGCTGCGGGCAAGGAGCCGGTTCGCCCGCGCGTCCGGCTGCTTGATCGGAACGCCACCGAGGACGCCTTCGAGGCGCTGATCGACGCGGTCGAGGGCGAGAAACGCGTCTACGAGAATCACGTCGACACGTTCGAGGTCTCCCGTGAGGATGCCGACGAGCTCGCCCGGCAGGTCGAACTCGACCACGGCGGCTACGGCTTCCTGCCGCCGTCGTCGATCTACCACCGCTTTATGACCGGTCTCACCGGCGGCAAGATGTCATCCTCGATCCCAGCGAGCCACATCTCGCTGCTGGACGATCCCGAGGAGGGGTACGACAAGGTCAAATCGGCCACCACGGGCGGGCGTGAGACCGCCGAAAAGCAGCGCGAACTCGGTGGGAAAGCCGACGAGTGTCCTGTCTACGAGCTGTACGCCTATCTGCTCGCTGACGATGACGACGAGTTCGCAACGGAGGTCTACGAGGAGTGTGTCGGCGGCGAACGCCTCTGTGGCGGCTGCAAGGAACAGGCGGCAGAGCTGATGGCCGAGTTCCTCGAAGAGCATCAGGAGAAACGCGCCGAGTGGGCCGACAAACTCGACGAACTGGATATCGAGCTCGATAGCGATCGGGCACGCCGATAG